A region from the Flavobacteriales bacterium genome encodes:
- a CDS encoding DedA family protein — MDTWEFIKALFNPESIIHYGGLGLLLLVLFLENGAFFGFFLPGDSLMFTAGLLTATGVLDYHVVTVVLSMFAAGMGGYQFGWWTGRRTGEAMKNRPDTFWFRKKHMVLAEEYYQKYGGKTLIIGRFVPIVRTFAPIVAGIIHMPLGKFTLYNFVGMVLWVGTIYSAGYYLGSRYPWILDYLGWIVLWMIILATAPVVIQLRAQRKAKQKRGGPDRTV, encoded by the coding sequence GTGGATACCTGGGAGTTCATCAAAGCGCTTTTCAACCCGGAGAGCATCATCCACTACGGTGGCCTGGGCCTGTTGCTCTTGGTGCTCTTCCTGGAGAACGGTGCCTTCTTCGGTTTCTTCCTGCCGGGCGATTCGTTGATGTTCACCGCAGGGCTGCTCACCGCCACGGGCGTTCTCGACTACCATGTGGTTACGGTGGTGCTCAGCATGTTCGCCGCGGGCATGGGCGGCTACCAGTTCGGTTGGTGGACGGGCCGCCGCACGGGCGAGGCCATGAAGAACCGGCCGGACACGTTCTGGTTCCGCAAGAAGCACATGGTGCTGGCCGAGGAATACTACCAGAAGTACGGCGGCAAGACGCTCATCATCGGGCGCTTCGTGCCCATCGTGCGCACGTTCGCGCCCATCGTGGCGGGCATCATCCACATGCCATTGGGCAAGTTCACGCTCTACAACTTCGTGGGCATGGTGCTCTGGGTGGGCACCATTTACTCGGCGGGCTACTACCTGGGCTCGCGCTACCCGTGGATCCTCGATTACCTGGGTTGGATCGTGCTGTGGATGATCATCCTGGCCACGGCCCCGGTGGTGATCCAGCTAAGGGCGCAGAGGAAGGCGAAGCAGAAGCGGGGAGGACCGGATAGAACGGTTTGA
- a CDS encoding GH3 auxin-responsive promoter family protein — translation MPVNALFSFLIKKRLQQIDLFRTHPHQAQLEVFHQLLRQARYTEWGRLHGYEDIKTVDTFRERVPLQDYEQVKPWVARLRAGEQNLLWPTDTKWFAKSSGTTSDRSKFIPVTRESLEDCHYRGGKDLIALHYSMNPASKLFMGMNLTVGGSSSIEQWRPDAYSGDLSAIIIRNLPFWVEMRRTPSIEVALLENWEEKIEKMARATLREDVSCIAGVPSWTLIILRRILELTGKKNIMEVWPNMELFMHGGVSFKPYRAQYVELFPGNSVNYLESYNASEGFFGITDEKGSNDLLLMLDYGIFFEFLPVEELHREQPRTVLLHEVELGRQYAIVISTNAGLWRYMPGDTVRFTSTSPYRIQVSGRTRSFINAFGEELIVENADHAVAAACQATGAVVSEYTAGPVYMDLTGHGAHEWAIEFEHAPLDLNMFVDVLDEKLRQQNSDYDAKRHGDRVLARPVVHAVEPGTFHQWMKERNKLGGQNKVPRLANDRTWLDQLLPVVHL, via the coding sequence ATGCCCGTCAACGCGCTCTTCTCCTTTCTGATCAAGAAGCGGTTGCAACAGATCGACCTGTTCCGCACGCACCCGCACCAGGCACAGCTGGAAGTGTTCCACCAACTGCTGCGCCAGGCACGCTACACGGAGTGGGGCCGTTTGCACGGGTACGAGGACATCAAGACCGTGGACACGTTCCGCGAGCGGGTACCCCTACAGGACTATGAGCAGGTGAAGCCTTGGGTGGCACGGTTGCGCGCGGGCGAACAGAACCTGCTGTGGCCGACGGACACCAAGTGGTTCGCCAAAAGCAGTGGAACCACGAGCGACCGTAGCAAGTTCATCCCAGTGACGCGGGAGAGCTTGGAGGATTGCCATTACAGAGGAGGCAAGGACCTCATTGCGCTGCACTACAGCATGAACCCCGCGAGCAAGCTCTTCATGGGGATGAACCTGACCGTGGGCGGCAGCAGCAGCATTGAACAATGGCGGCCCGATGCCTACAGCGGCGACCTGAGCGCCATCATCATCCGCAACCTGCCGTTCTGGGTGGAGATGCGCCGCACGCCGAGCATTGAAGTGGCCCTGCTCGAGAACTGGGAAGAGAAGATCGAGAAGATGGCCCGCGCCACCCTGCGCGAGGATGTCAGCTGCATAGCCGGAGTGCCGTCATGGACGCTGATCATCCTGCGTCGGATACTTGAGCTCACAGGCAAGAAGAACATCATGGAGGTGTGGCCGAACATGGAGCTCTTCATGCACGGCGGCGTCAGTTTCAAACCTTACCGCGCACAATACGTGGAGCTCTTCCCCGGCAACTCCGTGAATTACCTGGAGAGCTACAACGCCAGCGAGGGCTTCTTCGGCATCACCGATGAAAAAGGGAGCAACGACCTCCTCCTGATGCTCGACTATGGCATCTTCTTCGAGTTCCTCCCGGTGGAAGAACTGCACCGTGAACAACCACGCACCGTGCTGCTGCACGAAGTGGAACTGGGGCGCCAGTACGCCATCGTCATCAGTACCAACGCCGGGCTCTGGCGTTACATGCCCGGCGACACGGTTCGTTTCACCAGCACATCGCCATACCGCATCCAGGTGAGCGGCCGCACCCGCAGCTTCATCAATGCCTTCGGGGAAGAGCTCATCGTGGAGAACGCAGATCATGCGGTTGCAGCTGCCTGCCAAGCCACGGGCGCGGTGGTGAGCGAGTACACCGCCGGGCCCGTGTACATGGACCTGACCGGTCACGGTGCGCACGAATGGGCGATCGAGTTCGAACACGCGCCGCTGGACCTCAATATGTTCGTGGATGTGCTGGACGAAAAGCTCCGCCAACAGAACAGCGACTACGATGCCAAGCGACATGGCGACCGCGTACTGGCCCGGCCGGTGGTGCATGCTGTGGAGCCCGGCACCTTCCACCAGTGGATGAAGGAGCGGAATAAGCTTGGCGGCCAGAACAAGGTGCCACGCTTGGCCAACGATCGCACTTGGCTGGACCAATTGTTGCCAGTGGTGCATCTCTGA
- a CDS encoding fibronectin type III domain-containing protein — MAILKAGISGLKDGALIAKSRNVVAQLTAHVATFAAPNPALADVTVVISALESAKRDAETGSHLAYGEVRATRTALKGMMNQLAEYVANVAAGDETIMLQAGFEARKKPERQPLPEAPTSLVAMVSAYQGAVDLQWVSASYRSYVVMMASTDPAQAGTEWQAVATTTKRRHTVDQLESGKMYWFQVKAVNAAGEGPASEYGMSRAAY; from the coding sequence ATGGCAATCTTGAAAGCAGGCATCAGCGGTTTGAAGGACGGAGCCTTGATAGCTAAGTCACGCAACGTTGTGGCACAGCTCACGGCGCACGTAGCCACTTTCGCTGCTCCCAACCCCGCCTTGGCGGACGTTACGGTAGTGATCAGTGCGCTGGAGAGCGCCAAGAGAGATGCCGAAACGGGCAGCCACCTCGCCTATGGTGAGGTGCGCGCCACGCGGACTGCCTTGAAGGGTATGATGAACCAGCTTGCCGAGTACGTTGCGAACGTTGCGGCCGGCGATGAGACCATCATGCTCCAGGCCGGATTCGAGGCGCGCAAGAAGCCGGAGCGTCAGCCCCTGCCCGAAGCACCCACCTCGCTCGTTGCGATGGTGAGCGCTTACCAGGGCGCGGTGGACCTCCAGTGGGTCAGCGCGTCTTACCGTAGCTACGTGGTGATGATGGCCTCCACCGACCCGGCGCAAGCCGGTACCGAGTGGCAGGCTGTTGCCACCACCACCAAGCGCCGCCATACGGTCGATCAGCTCGAATCCGGTAAGATGTACTGGTTCCAGGTGAAGGCCGTGAACGCGGCCGGTGAAGGCCCCGCCTCCGAATACGGTATGAGCCGCGCCGCTTACTGA
- a CDS encoding DUF2797 domain-containing protein, giving the protein MAQGQLVKMSARLEEGRVHYTMHLGADAVDMNALIGRPLTVRFTGELSCINCNSRVKKFYGQGFCWNCLQTAPEASECIVRPELCRAHLGEGRDPQWENDHHNTEHFVYLSQSGGFKVGVTRATQIPTRWIDQGAVQAVIIARTPYRQLAGLIEVELKKHFADKTNWRTMLTAVAPDRTVMDDLRTKAMQAMAVQLGAYALDSEEPLTIQYPVLAHPPKVTSVGLEKVPVISGTLCGIKGQYLLWDDGRVFNVRNHSGYHVALE; this is encoded by the coding sequence ATGGCGCAAGGTCAGTTGGTGAAAATGTCGGCGAGGTTGGAGGAAGGTCGCGTGCACTACACCATGCACCTGGGCGCTGATGCCGTGGACATGAACGCGCTGATCGGTCGGCCGTTGACGGTGCGCTTCACCGGTGAATTGTCCTGCATCAACTGCAACAGCCGGGTGAAGAAGTTCTACGGGCAGGGCTTCTGCTGGAACTGCTTGCAGACCGCCCCCGAAGCATCGGAGTGCATCGTGCGTCCCGAGCTGTGCCGTGCGCACCTGGGCGAGGGCCGCGATCCGCAGTGGGAGAACGACCACCACAACACGGAACACTTCGTTTACCTCAGCCAGAGCGGTGGGTTCAAAGTGGGTGTCACGCGCGCCACGCAGATCCCCACGCGGTGGATCGACCAAGGCGCTGTGCAGGCCGTCATCATTGCCCGCACGCCTTACCGGCAACTGGCCGGGCTCATCGAGGTGGAGCTGAAGAAGCACTTCGCCGACAAGACGAACTGGCGTACGATGCTCACGGCCGTGGCACCGGACCGCACGGTGATGGATGACCTGCGCACCAAAGCGATGCAGGCAATGGCCGTGCAGCTCGGTGCGTATGCCTTGGACAGCGAAGAACCGCTGACCATCCAGTACCCCGTGCTGGCCCACCCGCCGAAAGTCACGAGCGTGGGGCTGGAGAAGGTGCCGGTCATCAGCGGGACCCTGTGCGGTATAAAGGGCCAATACCTGTTGTGGGACGACGGCCGGGTCTTCAACGTGCGCAACCACAGCGGTTACCACGTCGCGTTGGAGTGA